The following are encoded in a window of Algiphilus aromaticivorans DG1253 genomic DNA:
- a CDS encoding GspH/FimT family pseudopilin, with protein MRDVSSQPRPGSGHRPPAHTARTRGMTLIELLVTLAVAAIILTVGVPSFRDLMQDIRATTVTNRLMASIQHTRSEAVRRGMPVTLCASDDGATCTNVAPTDSADFSQGWIVVSGYPGDPGSELLRVHSPDVGDIDIPENLSNGHSLTYSPTGETRAPGGAFIAGNLQICHDGRDRRVIISKTGRPRVAKQACDD; from the coding sequence ATGCGCGACGTCTCATCACAACCCCGCCCAGGCTCCGGCCATCGCCCGCCGGCCCACACCGCGCGGACTCGCGGCATGACGCTGATCGAGCTGCTGGTGACCCTCGCGGTCGCAGCCATCATCCTCACCGTCGGCGTGCCCTCCTTCCGCGATCTCATGCAGGATATCCGGGCGACAACCGTCACCAACCGGCTAATGGCTTCCATTCAGCACACGCGCAGCGAGGCGGTACGGCGCGGCATGCCGGTCACGCTGTGCGCATCGGACGATGGCGCGACGTGCACGAACGTGGCCCCCACAGACTCCGCCGACTTCTCCCAGGGCTGGATCGTGGTCTCCGGCTACCCTGGCGACCCAGGCAGTGAACTGCTGCGCGTGCACAGCCCGGACGTCGGCGACATCGACATCCCAGAAAATCTCAGCAATGGCCACAGCCTCACCTATTCTCCGACCGGTGAGACGCGGGCTCCCGGCGGCGCGTTCATCGCAGGAAATTTGCAGATTTGCCATGACGGGCGGGATCGTCGGGTGATTATCAGCAAGACCGGCCGTCCACGCGTTGCGAAACAGGCATGCGATGACTGA
- a CDS encoding PilW family protein, with protein sequence MTPLELTPPRPLRNAVRGFTLVELMIALTLGLLIVAGVTSLFIGMRASYSFQDGLSRVQENGRFAIQTLGRGLRMSGFTGCTNNIVNWLNPAGTGYVTSIYGNRAVTGWEATGTGPGDNYTVGDASNWQSSSGEGLAAEINNPLSGSDIVVINTTEPLDVVLQGNPGPPANALTAAGNTGIPQGAIIVAVTASCSGGDLFMKTSDGNAVSLPKGTAAGQNPGNINPAGGFSQDHDDNSLIYQHLSTAYFVRNNPATPPEPALYRLRLDDARRTGTPNPQELVSGIENMQILYGEDTDGDRTANTYRAADSVVSWNRVVSVRMALLLRNDSFVQTESDLRAFDVAYTNVTPVEDGRVRQVMTLTVALRNRLP encoded by the coding sequence GTGACGCCGCTTGAGCTAACACCGCCGCGCCCCCTTCGCAATGCCGTCCGCGGCTTCACCCTCGTCGAGCTGATGATCGCACTCACACTGGGCCTGCTGATCGTGGCCGGCGTAACCAGCCTATTCATCGGCATGCGCGCCAGCTACAGCTTCCAGGACGGCCTGTCGCGCGTACAGGAGAACGGTCGCTTCGCGATTCAGACTTTGGGTCGGGGGCTTCGCATGAGCGGCTTCACTGGCTGCACGAACAACATCGTGAACTGGCTCAATCCAGCCGGCACGGGCTATGTCACCAGCATATACGGTAATCGCGCCGTGACCGGATGGGAGGCAACCGGAACGGGGCCCGGAGACAATTACACCGTCGGCGATGCAAGCAACTGGCAAAGCTCCAGTGGTGAAGGGCTTGCTGCGGAAATCAACAATCCGTTGTCAGGCTCCGACATCGTTGTGATCAACACGACCGAGCCACTCGATGTAGTGCTGCAGGGCAATCCTGGTCCCCCGGCGAATGCGCTCACGGCAGCCGGCAACACCGGCATCCCTCAGGGCGCGATCATTGTCGCGGTAACTGCGAGTTGCTCCGGGGGTGATCTCTTCATGAAAACAAGCGACGGTAACGCGGTTTCGCTTCCGAAAGGCACCGCCGCCGGCCAGAACCCAGGCAACATCAATCCCGCCGGCGGCTTTTCTCAGGATCACGACGACAATTCACTCATCTACCAGCATCTGAGCACTGCTTACTTCGTGCGCAACAATCCTGCGACACCTCCGGAACCAGCCTTATACCGCCTGCGGCTTGATGACGCACGCCGCACAGGGACTCCGAACCCGCAGGAACTGGTCAGCGGGATCGAGAACATGCAGATTCTCTATGGCGAAGACACCGATGGTGATCGGACCGCCAACACTTACAGAGCAGCCGACAGCGTGGTGAGCTGGAATCGCGTCGTTTCCGTCAGGATGGCGCTGCTGCTGCGCAACGACAGCTTCGTGCAGACCGAGAGCGACCTGCGCGCTTTCGACGTTGCTTATACCAATGTCACCCCCGTCGAGGACGGGCGCGTCCGCCAGGTCATGACGCTCACCGTCGCGCTGCGCAACCGCCTGCCATGA
- the pilV gene encoding type IV pilus modification protein PilV, which yields MLKNAYQCGPTARQRGVTMIEVLIAILVLSFGLLGIAGMQWNSLQFNHSALLRSQASNLAYDMSDRLRANRAAARSGDFAAPDFSDPNCQGFNPSDASPANEVLGWRCQIANLLPEGQGRVLNNGDRYTVELRWRDQREADDDDAFVVFSTTTEL from the coding sequence GTGCTGAAGAATGCGTATCAGTGCGGCCCCACCGCCAGACAACGTGGCGTGACGATGATTGAGGTGCTGATCGCCATCCTCGTGCTCTCCTTCGGCTTGCTCGGCATCGCCGGCATGCAGTGGAATTCGCTGCAGTTCAACCACAGTGCACTGCTGCGTTCGCAGGCTAGCAACCTAGCCTACGACATGAGTGACCGACTGCGCGCCAATCGCGCAGCCGCGCGCTCGGGCGACTTCGCCGCTCCCGATTTCAGCGACCCGAACTGCCAGGGCTTCAACCCCAGCGATGCGTCTCCAGCCAACGAGGTCCTCGGCTGGCGCTGCCAGATAGCCAACCTACTGCCCGAGGGCCAGGGCCGCGTCCTCAACAACGGCGACCGCTACACCGTCGAGCTGCGCTGGCGCGACCAGCGCGAAGCCGATGACGATGACGCTTTCGTGGTCTTCAGCACGACGACGGAGCTCTGA
- a CDS encoding pilus assembly PilX family protein translates to MTTTIAMIEKRTGQRGSTLGVSLIFLVLLTLLGLTAMQDTGLQERMAGNARDKDMALQAGEAGLRDAEAYLMTPVLPAFNGATSGLIAFDRDGIKPSYWEDSNYDWANNSRSYSGADIDGVGNQPRYVIEELPQAPLPGQSLAADEPVEDHGAYRITVRAEGGTSDAAAVLQTVYRR, encoded by the coding sequence ATGACGACGACCATTGCCATGATCGAAAAGCGCACTGGCCAGCGCGGCAGCACGCTCGGCGTCAGTCTCATCTTCCTGGTGCTGCTGACGCTGCTGGGGCTCACGGCCATGCAGGACACCGGCCTGCAGGAACGCATGGCCGGCAACGCGCGCGACAAGGATATGGCGCTTCAGGCGGGCGAAGCCGGGCTGCGGGATGCAGAGGCTTATCTGATGACGCCGGTTCTGCCCGCATTCAACGGCGCCACCAGCGGTCTTATCGCCTTTGACCGGGACGGCATCAAACCTTCCTATTGGGAAGACAGCAACTACGACTGGGCCAACAATTCCAGAAGTTACAGCGGCGCTGACATCGACGGGGTCGGGAATCAGCCGCGTTACGTTATCGAGGAGCTACCGCAAGCGCCCTTGCCCGGCCAGAGCCTAGCAGCGGACGAGCCTGTCGAGGACCATGGCGCCTACCGCATCACCGTGCGCGCCGAAGGCGGCACGAGCG
- a CDS encoding phage major capsid protein, whose product MDLNKQVGETVEAVKGFKHRIDTIEEDVGGLSERLKGIEQHSADGFKGVSPSGGGSNFADQVRQSEGFKAFVEGNSRHAKMTLSGSLLAKNTILGEGGSPQNPDATLVDPTRRAGIVAGAFRQLRIRDVLNVLPTASNQIEYSREASWTNNAAGTAEGETKPESDLTFELKDAPVRTIAHWIKVSKQVLSDQAALAQLIDRRMRHGVQLAEEVQILTGNGTGQNLSGLLNAGNFTSVTPQTGDTKLDTLRRAITTLQRNDWMASAMVLHPDDWEAIELLKDTQDRYLFASPQQAAMPQLWGLPVVATNSVTQGSFIVADFPAACTLWDRQQPVVELFEQDDDDVQRNLVTIRAEERIAFTVERPAAVAVGDFA is encoded by the coding sequence ATGGATCTGAACAAGCAAGTCGGCGAAACCGTCGAGGCCGTCAAGGGCTTCAAGCACCGCATCGACACCATCGAGGAAGACGTTGGCGGCCTGTCCGAGCGCCTGAAGGGCATCGAGCAGCATTCCGCCGACGGCTTCAAGGGCGTCTCTCCGAGCGGCGGCGGCTCCAACTTCGCCGATCAGGTGCGCCAGTCGGAGGGCTTCAAGGCTTTCGTGGAGGGCAACTCGCGCCACGCCAAGATGACGCTCTCCGGCAGCCTGCTGGCGAAGAACACCATCCTCGGCGAAGGGGGCTCGCCCCAGAACCCCGATGCCACGCTGGTGGACCCGACCCGACGCGCCGGCATCGTCGCGGGCGCCTTCCGGCAACTTCGCATCCGCGACGTGCTCAACGTCCTACCGACCGCCTCGAATCAGATCGAGTACAGCCGGGAGGCGTCCTGGACGAACAATGCGGCCGGCACGGCCGAAGGCGAGACCAAGCCCGAATCCGATCTGACCTTCGAGCTTAAGGACGCGCCCGTCCGCACCATCGCGCACTGGATCAAGGTCTCCAAGCAGGTGCTCTCGGATCAGGCCGCGCTGGCGCAGCTCATCGACCGACGGATGCGCCACGGGGTGCAGCTCGCTGAAGAGGTGCAGATCCTCACGGGCAACGGGACCGGCCAGAACCTCTCGGGCCTGCTCAACGCCGGCAACTTCACAAGCGTCACGCCGCAGACTGGCGACACCAAGCTCGACACCCTGCGCCGCGCCATCACCACCCTGCAGCGCAATGACTGGATGGCCTCGGCGATGGTGCTGCACCCAGACGATTGGGAAGCCATCGAGCTGCTGAAGGACACCCAGGACCGCTATCTCTTCGCGAGCCCGCAGCAGGCCGCGATGCCGCAGCTCTGGGGCCTGCCTGTGGTCGCCACGAATAGCGTGACGCAGGGCAGCTTCATCGTTGCCGACTTCCCGGCCGCCTGCACGCTCTGGGACCGGCAGCAGCCGGTGGTCGAGCTGTTCGAGCAGGATGACGACGACGTGCAGCGCAACCTGGTGACGATCCGGGCGGAAGAGCGCATCGCCTTCACGGTCGAGCGTCCGGCCGCGGTGGCTGTCGGCGACTTCGCCTGA
- a CDS encoding zinc ribbon domain-containing protein — protein sequence MKTMPCPHCGGTVAKSAKQCPHCGGKKGADAISSTASAIKAVFVIAIVFPIAYTCSQGYYGDDMTASTSGTDSPSSAQPSPEPQKDLAKWHNSSYTDEMSGKVATTATVESTNVLNLSFPHQGAQRAKLTFRDHPRYGKDVILALDSGQFTCGVRDCDVVVRWGSWDPLTLKASKPSDGSSDTLFFRNYSRFLANSHRVDEVRIRLPLYQQGEQFARFDLSKMAWGK from the coding sequence ATGAAGACGATGCCCTGCCCTCACTGCGGCGGAACCGTCGCAAAGTCAGCGAAGCAATGCCCGCATTGCGGTGGGAAGAAGGGGGCCGATGCCATTTCGTCGACAGCCTCTGCCATCAAAGCCGTCTTCGTAATCGCCATCGTGTTCCCGATCGCCTATACCTGCTCGCAGGGGTACTACGGCGACGACATGACTGCCAGCACATCGGGGACCGACTCGCCCTCTTCCGCTCAGCCGTCACCAGAGCCGCAGAAGGATCTGGCGAAGTGGCACAACAGCTCATATACCGATGAAATGAGCGGCAAGGTGGCGACAACAGCGACCGTCGAGAGCACAAACGTGCTGAATCTGTCATTCCCACACCAGGGCGCACAGCGAGCCAAACTCACCTTTCGCGACCACCCGCGTTATGGCAAAGACGTAATCCTTGCGCTCGACAGCGGCCAGTTCACCTGCGGCGTAAGGGACTGCGACGTCGTTGTTCGGTGGGGAAGCTGGGATCCGCTGACTTTGAAGGCCTCGAAGCCCAGCGACGGCTCTAGCGATACCTTGTTTTTCCGGAACTACAGCCGATTCCTGGCCAACTCTCACCGCGTAGACGAGGTCCGCATCAGACTGCCCCTCTATCAGCAGGGAGAGCAGTTCGCGCGCTTTGACCTCAGCAAGATGGCTTGGGGCAAGTAG
- a CDS encoding GspH/FimT family pseudopilin, which produces MFIPEIGRKRRGDMQTTTKGFTLIELLVTLAVAAIIATIAVPGFSELMRSNRAVTDVNKLVTALNYARSEAVRRGERVTLCPSSNGSSCAAGTDWVDGWIAFSDPDASGAPAADGSDLLRVWNGLAIGASLTGPANLGFQGQGTATAASRFDYTIDGQLGRLACINAVGRTQVRKGAASC; this is translated from the coding sequence TTGTTCATTCCGGAAATCGGGCGTAAGCGTCGAGGGGACATGCAAACAACAACCAAAGGATTCACGCTGATCGAGTTGCTGGTGACGCTCGCTGTCGCTGCGATCATCGCCACCATCGCGGTGCCCGGCTTCAGCGAGTTGATGCGCTCGAATCGCGCCGTGACGGATGTCAACAAGCTCGTCACGGCCCTGAATTACGCACGCTCGGAAGCCGTTCGGCGCGGCGAGCGTGTGACGCTCTGCCCCTCCTCCAACGGCAGCAGCTGTGCCGCCGGTACCGACTGGGTCGATGGCTGGATCGCCTTCAGTGACCCGGACGCATCCGGCGCACCTGCGGCCGACGGTAGCGATCTGCTGCGTGTCTGGAACGGGCTGGCGATCGGCGCGAGCTTGACCGGTCCCGCTAATCTCGGTTTCCAGGGTCAGGGCACCGCGACCGCAGCAAGCAGATTCGACTACACCATCGACGGCCAGCTGGGCCGGCTTGCCTGTATCAACGCCGTCGGGCGCACCCAGGTCCGCAAGGGAGCGGCGTCGTGCTGA